TTTACAGCCAGCCTTTTTGAATCAAAGTATAAAGGCTCTGATGGCATTGAACGCAACACTGCTTTTAATGGTAATTTTGTATTCAATTTGCTGGGCGGAAAAGAATGGACTATCAGAAATAAAAACACCATTTCAATCAATATTAAAACAACCTATGCAGGTGGGCGCAGATATATTCCAATTGACTTTGCCGCATCTCAGATTGCAGGAGAGACAGAATATGATGAAGACCATGCCTTTGAACACCGCAGAAAAGATTATTTCCGTACCGATCTGAAAATAGGCTACAGAATAAACAGAAAGAGACTGACACATGAAATTTCCATTGATCTGAATAATGTCTTCAACACACAAAATATCTGGAATCAGCAGTATAGTGCCAAAACAAATACTGTAAAAACTGAATATCAGATGGGCTTTTTACCAATACCAATGTATAAATGTACTTTTTAATATTGCCAATTAGCATTTTGATGTACAGCCCACCATAATTTCCATAAATAATCATTAAGTAACTCCTTACAATTCTTTAAAATTGACCTGCCAATGATTAACTTTGCCGCATGGCAGATGTGATACAATTGTTGTCCGATACTGTTGCCAATCAGATTGCAGCGGGCGAAGTTATTTTAAGACCCTCATCGGTAATTAAAGAGTTGATGGAGAATGCTGTTGATGCAGGTGCCACACGAATAGACGTGAGTATTAATGATGGCGGAAAAAATCTGATACGGATAACAGACAATGGTTGCGGTATGAGTGAGACTGATGCGCGTCTTTGTTTCGAACGATATGCAACTTCTAAATTACGCAAGGCTGATGATTTATATGCTATCAGAACTATGGGTTTCAGAGGCGAAGCAATGGCTTCTGTGGCTGCAGTCTGTCAGGTTGAATTAAAGACTAAAAGAGAAATAGATGAAACCGGAACACGCATAGAAATTGAAGGATCGGAATTTAAACTTCAGGAACCATGTGTGATGCAATCCGGCACCATCATTACTATAAAAAATATTTTCTTTAATGTTCCTGCAAGAAGAAATTTTCTTAAAGCTACGCCCGTAGAAGCACGTCATGTAATAGATGAGTTTCTGAGAGTGGCGCTACCCCGACCTGAAATTGCATTCAGCCTTCAGCATAATGGAATGGAAGTTTACAACCTGCCTGCAACACATCAACGTCAGCGTATATGTCAGGTTTTTGGGGCAGCTTATAATGAAAGATTGGTGCCTGTAGAAGAAGACACTACTATTATAAATATTAAAGGGTTTGTCGGCAAGCCTGAGTTTGCCAAAAAAGTCAGAGGCGAACAATATTTTTTTATCAATAACCGATTTGTAAAAGATGCCTATCTTAATCATGCTGTCACAATAGCATTCAATGAGTTGTTACCTCAGGGTACTTTTGCATCGTACTTTCTGTTTTTTGAAGTTGACCCGTCACGAATTGATGTTAATATTCACCCGACTAAAACAGAAGTAAAACTTGAAGACGAAAAATCTGTTTACGCCATATTGCGTTCTTCTGTGAAACGTGCATTAGGCCGATTCAGCATTGCACCCACTTTAGACTTTAATCAGGAGCAGGCTTTTAACGTACCGTTATCTCAGTTAAACACTGTTCCAGTGCAGCCTCAGGTGA
This portion of the Bacteroidia bacterium genome encodes:
- the mutL gene encoding DNA mismatch repair endonuclease MutL; translation: MADVIQLLSDTVANQIAAGEVILRPSSVIKELMENAVDAGATRIDVSINDGGKNLIRITDNGCGMSETDARLCFERYATSKLRKADDLYAIRTMGFRGEAMASVAAVCQVELKTKREIDETGTRIEIEGSEFKLQEPCVMQSGTIITIKNIFFNVPARRNFLKATPVEARHVIDEFLRVALPRPEIAFSLQHNGMEVYNLPATHQRQRICQVFGAAYNERLVPVEEDTTIINIKGFVGKPEFAKKVRGEQYFFINNRFVKDAYLNHAVTIAFNELLPQGTFASYFLFFEVDPSRIDVNIHPTKTEVKLEDEKSVYAILRSSVKRALGRFSIAPTLDFNQEQAFNVPLSQLNTVPVQPQVKVNVNYNPFTETNKPNQQQNGQWEKLYEIANTPGAQQTKLPITPVEEINASSFMQLFNSYVTVAMPDEMWLIDQQLAHEKIVFEKTLLQMKGTPTVMQQSLFPQQIELDNRQAATVSSLLEDLNRSGFDLQPFGQNTFVLNAVPSYLETGTEKKIIEVLIDEFISGEASAYNPMERVAIAIARSACLKSGKVLSAREMAVLFNDLMQCEMPYFTKSGKAIIFKLEKNEIDRKFEKS